From the Scylla paramamosain isolate STU-SP2022 chromosome 15, ASM3559412v1, whole genome shotgun sequence genome, one window contains:
- the LOC135107761 gene encoding uncharacterized protein LOC135107761 — MVQEFKNFSYEERLEKMGLLTLQERRESRDLITMYKLVNNIERIDKNDLVPQMEGERQMMGHGKKIKMSGCLSNIKKYSFLYRTIEVWNDLKEEVVVANGVHIFKEKLDKYCYGDRTK, encoded by the coding sequence atggtacaagaatttaaaaactttagctatgaagaaagacttgaaaagATGGGTTTACTAacactacaagaaagaagagaaagcagagacctaataacaatgtacaaattagtaaacaatatagaaagaatagacaaaaatgacttggtaccacagatggagggagagagacagatgatggggcatgggaagaaaataaagatgagtggATGTTtaagcaacatcaagaaatacagcttcctgtatagaactattgaagtctggaatgatttgaaggaagaggtggttgtggcaaatgGTGTACACatttttaaagagaaactggataaatattgttatggagacaggacaaaatga